AGCGATCGTCGAGATCGCCCCGACCAGCGGCAGGCCCGCGGCCAGCAGGCCGCCGAAGACGATGACCATGAGGAAGAGAGCGATCGGCAGGCCGATCGCCTCGCCGATGATGAGGTCGTCCTGGACCTGGGCCATGATGTCGTCCGTGATGAGCTGGACGGACTGGATGTAGGCATCGACATTTGAGTCGATGGTCTGCAGATCGGAAGTCGTCGCATCGAGCAGGGCGATAACCTCGGCATCGACAGCCTTGTTCTCCGCATCGGACAGATCCTCATCGAGGGTGATGATGACGATGTGGCCATCGCCCTCGGTGGACATGAAGCTGCTCGGGCTGATGGCGCCGGGCTCGAGCTCGTCGCCCGACCCGGCGATGAGTCGCTCGAGCTCCGCATCGATCTGCGTGTTGACCTGCTCGATCGCCGCCTCCTTCTCGGCATCGAGCTGGGCCTGAGCGGCAGCTGCTGCCGCTGAGTCTGCCTGGGCCAGTGCGTCTATCTCGGCCTGCGGCATCTCAAAGCCCGCGACCACCTCGGCGACGGCGGCCTGGCGGTTCTTCTCGACTTCGGCACGGATCTCGCCGACCACGGCGGGGTAGGAGATGACAGATCCGACGCCATCGGTGGCCTCGAGCTCAGCCGACAGGTCGAGGATCGTGTCGGTCGCATCCGTTCCCGCCGCCATCTGATCCTCCGGGATGCCGTCGAGGAGGTAGAGGATCCTCTCGCCGCCGGCCTGGCTCTCGTCGAAGACGACGGCTGATTCGCTGCCGGGAATGACGGGGTTGCCTGTCTCCATGGACTCGAAAAGAGTCCTGCCCCCGAAGCCGGTCAGGGCAGATGCCACTGCTAGGACAATGAGCAGGACCCATGTACCGATAGTGACAAGGGGTCGCCGGGAGATCGCAGAACCGAGTTTCGCAAACACACTCAAATTCTCTACCTCCCGGTGAGAGAGGGGAACATTCTTAAGCAATCTCACCCCCTCTCTGCTGGCCGCATACAACAACCCAGCCTGCGAAGTCGGCTCCAGCGCACACACATGGACCAGATATGTCCAATGAACTGGTCTCACCACAAAGGAGCCCCTCGGGTTAATCTGGACAACAAGCGCCAGTCACTGGTGATGATCGCTGAGAAGGATTCATGGTGGAAACACAGGTCGGAGCCCCGGACGAGTCCGCTCCACGCAGGAAGATGTCGACTGCTCGGAAGACACTGATCTTCCTCGTTGTCGCCGCTCTCGTCTTCATCGCGGGAGTCGCCGGATTCGGTTGGTGGATGCAGAGTCGCCTGGACGGGATGATCGACAGGATCGATGATCCGTTTGCCGCCATTCCCTCGCGGCCCGAAGTGCCGGCACAGGTTGATGAGCAGGATCAGCAGCCGGTCAACATTCTTGTGCTCGGCTCCGACTCGAGGATCTCGGCGGGAGACCCCTCCCAATGGCAGATCGGCGCCCAGCGGACCGATGCCATCATGCTCGTCCATATCGATGGCGACCGGGAGGGCATCACGCTGACGTCGATCCCGCGCGACACGTGGGTCACGATTCCGGGATGGGGGCAGAACAAGATCAACGCCGCTTTCTCCTTCGGAGGCCCGCCCCTCATGATTCAGGCTGTTGAGGACCTCACCGATGTGCGGATCGACCACTTCGTTGTCACCGACTTCGATTCGTTCTCAACAATGACCGATGCACTCGGGGGAGTGACCATCACCCTGAGCAAGCCCCTCCAGGTCGGCTCAGAGACACTCGCCCCCGGAGAGCAGCGGCTCTCAGGTGATGAGGCCCTTGTCTATGTCCGCCAGCGCTACGAGCTGAGCGGCGGAGACTTCTCCCGCGTGCAGCGCCAACAGAATTGGATGCGGTCGATCATGCGGGAGGTCTTCGAGCAGGACATCCTCGGCGATATGGGGAAGCTGACCGACTTCGTGGAAACCGTGGCCCAGTCCGTCACGGTGGATGAAGGCTTCTCCATCGGGGAAATGAGAAACCTGCTGTTCTCGGCCCGCAATGTCAGACCGGGCGACGTCAACTTCCTCACCATGCCGCACAACGGAGTCGGCCGCTCAGACAATGGCCAGTCGATCGTCATCTTCGACGAGGTCAACGGCACCGCCCTCTTCGATGCGATGAAGAACGATGTCGTGGGGGAGTACCTGGCCGAGAATCCCGATGTCGTCACCCGCCTACCAGCGAACCCGGAGTAGGCCAGGGAGACTGGAAAGCGACAACCGCGAGCGTGGGTTGAGATGTCAGTGCGATCTCGCGTCCGCGCCGCAGCTACGTATCGATCATGATGTGCGACAGATTTCCCCGTCACGAACTTTGCACTCGAGCAGTGACTCTCTGGCGCGGAGAGTGTGCAAACGCCACATCTGCCGTGCTCAACGCATTGTTACGGCGTTTTCCTGTCCCACATTGTGGAGAACAGAGAATGCGTCTCGCCACGTTTCGGTGCTCATTTTATTTCCGATAGGCGCGTTCTGCGCTGCTGAATGAAGCATCTGGAAATCGCTGAAACCTTGATAATTCAACCTAAACGACGCGTTTAGATTGCGGCGCACATCGATTGACCCGGGTTTACGATGGGGTGTGCATGGAGGTGCATGGTCCGACTCATAGTAATTTCTTGTTGAGTTTCGTCCGAACCTGGGTTTAGCCTGAAAGCCGTGTCCGAAGATGGTCGTAGACGTGAGAGGTGATCAGTGCGTAGAGCACCGTTGAACGAGCGGCTCCATGAGCTGCCGCTACGACTGAAGGTTTCTATCCTCCTGGGAGTTGACGCGCTCGCCTGGTTGCTGGCGCTCCTCACAGTGACAACGCTCCGGTATGACTTCGGACTGAGCGATCCCCAGTGGGCGTGGGCAGTGAGCTTCACGATCCTCGCGATCGGTATCCACACGTCGAGCTTTGTATTCGCGAATTACCTCAGGGGTCGTAATCGCGTTGCAAGCTTCGATGAGGTCGTCGGGGTCGCCGCAACCACGCTTTTCATCGTGTTCCCCGTCGGTCTCCTGCTCTCGGCCTTCATCACCGACTTCCCCCGCGCCCTGCCTATCGTTATGCCTCCCCTCGCCCTCATCTTCATGGGAGCCTTCCGCGGAGTGTACCGACTTTTCGTCCAGCGCTCGCACATGAATAAGGCTGTCGCTGAGGCGGCAGTGCCTGTCCTCATCTACGGCGCCGGCGAAGCCGGCCGCCAGGTCGCTAAGCTCGTCGATCACGCAGCAGAGCCGCCCTACCGGATACTCGGCTTCGTCGACGACAGCCGCGGCAAGCAGATGCTGAGGGTCAGGGACTACCGGGTGCTCGGCACAGGCGATGACCTCATCGACCTCGCAGAGCGCCTGGGTGCAAAGACCGTCATCCTCGCCATCAGCAAGGCGCCCGCGAAGCTGGTCCAGCACGTCTCGCGCGAATGCACGTCGCACGGCCTCGACCTTGTCGTCATCCCGACTGTGCGGGAGATGATCGGTGGCCGTGTCAGCCTCGATCGGCTGCGCCAGTTCAACGTTGCTGACCTCCTGGGCCGGCGGCCCATCGAGACCGATGTTCGGTCGATCGCGGACTACGTCATGGGCAAGCGCGTTCTCATCACCGGCGCCGGCGGCTCTATCGGCTCCGAGCTTGCCCGCCAGCTTCACCGCCTGGGTCCCGAGAAGCTCGTCCTGCTCGATCGTGACGAGTCCGAGCTCCACGCTGTGCGCCTGTCGATCGACGGCGATGGCCTTCTCGACAGCGATGACATCGTCCTCTGCGACATCCGCGAGCCTGACGCCCTGGAGGCGATCTTCGACCACCACCGGCCCGAGGTCGTCTTCCATGCAGCCGCCCTCAAGCACCTGCCGATGCTCGAGCGGTACCCGCTCGAGGGATGGAAGACCAACACTCTCGGCACCCGCAACGTCCTTGCTGCCGCCCGGAAGTCCGGGGTCGAGCACTTCGTCAACATCTCCACCGACAAGGCAGCGGATGCCACGAGCGTCCTCGGCATCACTAAGCGATTCGCTGAGCGACTGACGTCGTGGCACGCGGTGGATGGCGGGCTCACGTACCTCTCCGTCCGCTTCGGCAACGTCCTCGGCTCGCGAGGCTCCGTGCTCTACACGTTCAGGGCACAGATCGAGCGCGGGGGACCGGTGACAGTCACCGACCCAGACGTCACCCGCTTCTTCATGACCATCCCCGAAGCCTGCGAGCTCGTCCTCCAGGCCGGCGCGATCGGCAACCCCGGTGATGTGCTTGTCCTCGACATGGGGGAGCCGGTCAAGATCGTCGATGTCGCCGAGAGGCTCATCGCCGAATCAGGCAAGGACATACAGATCAACTACACGGGGCTGAGGGCAGGGGAGAAGCTCCACGAGGTTCTCTTCAGTTCGTCGGAGGACAGCCAACCCAGTGGGCATCCGCTCATCTCCACGGTGAGGGTCCCGAGCCTTGCTCCCACGAACATTCCGGAGCTGCCCGAGACTCGGCAACAGGTGCTCGATCTGCTCGAAGCTGAAGAGGAATCGT
This is a stretch of genomic DNA from Flaviflexus salsibiostraticola. It encodes these proteins:
- a CDS encoding LCP family protein encodes the protein MVETQVGAPDESAPRRKMSTARKTLIFLVVAALVFIAGVAGFGWWMQSRLDGMIDRIDDPFAAIPSRPEVPAQVDEQDQQPVNILVLGSDSRISAGDPSQWQIGAQRTDAIMLVHIDGDREGITLTSIPRDTWVTIPGWGQNKINAAFSFGGPPLMIQAVEDLTDVRIDHFVVTDFDSFSTMTDALGGVTITLSKPLQVGSETLAPGEQRLSGDEALVYVRQRYELSGGDFSRVQRQQNWMRSIMREVFEQDILGDMGKLTDFVETVAQSVTVDEGFSIGEMRNLLFSARNVRPGDVNFLTMPHNGVGRSDNGQSIVIFDEVNGTALFDAMKNDVVGEYLAENPDVVTRLPANPE
- a CDS encoding polysaccharide biosynthesis protein codes for the protein MRRAPLNERLHELPLRLKVSILLGVDALAWLLALLTVTTLRYDFGLSDPQWAWAVSFTILAIGIHTSSFVFANYLRGRNRVASFDEVVGVAATTLFIVFPVGLLLSAFITDFPRALPIVMPPLALIFMGAFRGVYRLFVQRSHMNKAVAEAAVPVLIYGAGEAGRQVAKLVDHAAEPPYRILGFVDDSRGKQMLRVRDYRVLGTGDDLIDLAERLGAKTVILAISKAPAKLVQHVSRECTSHGLDLVVIPTVREMIGGRVSLDRLRQFNVADLLGRRPIETDVRSIADYVMGKRVLITGAGGSIGSELARQLHRLGPEKLVLLDRDESELHAVRLSIDGDGLLDSDDIVLCDIREPDALEAIFDHHRPEVVFHAAALKHLPMLERYPLEGWKTNTLGTRNVLAAARKSGVEHFVNISTDKAADATSVLGITKRFAERLTSWHAVDGGLTYLSVRFGNVLGSRGSVLYTFRAQIERGGPVTVTDPDVTRFFMTIPEACELVLQAGAIGNPGDVLVLDMGEPVKIVDVAERLIAESGKDIQINYTGLRAGEKLHEVLFSSSEDSQPSGHPLISTVRVPSLAPTNIPELPETRQQVLDLLEAEEESSLELHEVTKSGTDG